Genomic window (Neorhizobium galegae bv. orientalis str. HAMBI 540):
AGGAGGTCCGTCATGCTCAATCGGGCGCGAAACGCGTTGTTCGACCGTTATCTCGGCATCTCCCGGCTTCTTGCCGGACAGCTCGATTTCAATGCTATCATCCAGGCGGTGGCGGCCGAGATCAGCCACATCATTCCGCACGACCATCTCGACGTCTGCATCAAGATGCTGGATGGCAAATATCACATCGCTTACGAAAGCGGACTTGCGACTGCCTGGAGCCAGCAACCGCCGGCGCTTTTGACTGGCAGCCCGATCCGCACGCTTTTGGCCGGAGAGGTGGATTTCCTTTTGTCGCCCGATGCCTGTGCCGACCCGCGCTTCCATTTCGAAGGCGCCTTTTCAAGCCCGATTATCGCGCTTTCCCTCAGGAGCAGGCTGCATGTGCCGCTCAAGGTCCAGGGAGATATCATAGGTGCCTTGAGCTGCTCCAGCCATGAACGTGACAGCTACTCGATGGAGGATGTCGAGAATGCCCGTTCGATCGCCGACCTTTTGGCCCCCTATTTCTTTGCATTGAGGGCGGCCGAGCAGGCCAAGCGCTCGGCGATCGTCGAGACGGAGGCACGCGCCCGCGAGGAAGGGCTGCGGCTGGGGGCGCTGAAACTGACGGAGGCGCTGGAGGCCGAACGCCAGAGGATCGGCATGGACCTGCACGACCAGACGCTTGCCGACCTGACGCGGCTCTCACGGCGCATGGAGCGTCTGTCGAGGCTTGCGGACATGCATGGCGATGCGCTCGAACCGCTCTGTCGCACCCTGCAGCAATGCATGCACGATCTTCGCGAGATCATCGAGGAGGCCAAGCCGACCGTGCTGCAGCTGTTCGGCGTGGCGGAGGCGATCGAGAACCATCTCGAGCGCTCGGTGCGCGAAAGCGGGCAGCCAATCGAATGGCGGATGATCGACGAAAGCGACGGCGCACTCGTTGACCTCGACCAAACCGTGGCGACGGCCCTGTTCCGCATCGTCCAGGAAGCCGTCAACAACGCCATCAGGCACGGCCAGCCAAAAACCATCCTGGTGCGTCTTGCGAGCCGCAAGCGGGTGCTTTCGATCGAGGTGGACGACGACGGCAATGGCATCTGCAGCCCACAGGACAAGGCGGGCCATGGGATCGACAACATGAAGACGCGGTCGCGGCTCATCTCCGCGCGGTTCGAGATGGCCGGTCATGCCGACCGTCGCGGCACATCCGTGAAGGTCACCCTCCCCGTCGGGCCGAAGCGCCTGG
Coding sequences:
- a CDS encoding GAF domain-containing sensor histidine kinase, with amino-acid sequence MLNRARNALFDRYLGISRLLAGQLDFNAIIQAVAAEISHIIPHDHLDVCIKMLDGKYHIAYESGLATAWSQQPPALLTGSPIRTLLAGEVDFLLSPDACADPRFHFEGAFSSPIIALSLRSRLHVPLKVQGDIIGALSCSSHERDSYSMEDVENARSIADLLAPYFFALRAAEQAKRSAIVETEARAREEGLRLGALKLTEALEAERQRIGMDLHDQTLADLTRLSRRMERLSRLADMHGDALEPLCRTLQQCMHDLREIIEEAKPTVLQLFGVAEAIENHLERSVRESGQPIEWRMIDESDGALVDLDQTVATALFRIVQEAVNNAIRHGQPKTILVRLASRKRVLSIEVDDDGNGICSPQDKAGHGIDNMKTRSRLISARFEMAGHADRRGTSVKVTLPVGPKRLVEAST